The genomic segment AATTTGTAAGTCTTTCCGGCTTCAAAATCAGCGTATGCAGCACCCTGCACAGCAAAATAGTCAGAGTTATTACCATCAGAAATGTTACTATCGTCAAAAGGAGATCCAAGACCCCAATTAATATAAATACCGTCCTTACCATCGGGTCGATTCCCCTTTTGAATCGTGTTACCATTTGGTTGATACCAAAAATCAGATTCCTTGTTCCTCCAGTCATCATAACGCCAAACGTTCCAGTCGGATTGCAGATTCATTTCGAGAACAACATTTTCTCCATCCAGTATCACAACAGCCGCATCATCATCAGTCTTTAACGTTTGAATTTGTTCAGGACTTAATACTTTACCTTGAACAATATTGCTAAAAATTTCGCCTTCATCCCCAAGAGAATCGCTAGAATTAAGTCGAGGATCAATAGAATGTCCAATTTCTTCTAAAACTACGCTGACAGCCTGATTAACGTTGCTACCTGTCAAAATATCTTTAGCTAGGTAAATTTGATTTGTAGCCTCTGCAAACCCGCCAGAAGACCCATTAATATCGGCTGAAGCGACAATTTTAATCGGGGCAAGGGTGCTAAAATTTCCTGTAAGCCATTCTGTGGCTAAGGTTTGTGCCTTCTGGATATCCCAAGTGTCGCCAAAAGGGAGCTTCAGTTGTTCAACGAAAGTGGGATCACTCGCAAACAGTTGGAGTTGCTGATAGACTTTGGGCATCACCTGTTCTGCTAAAAAAGCGTTAGTCTCCGCTAAAGATGTGATAGCGTTGGCTGATGTAGGGTTAGGATTAACTTCAAACATGGTAGATTCTCTGGCTAGGTAAAAACTAATCAAACGTTCAAAATTGAAATGTATTATTTCTGCTATCGATGGCTAAGTAGCGACTTTTACGCCAAACCTCAGTATGGGTTACAAAAGTTTACGTTCTGATTGGATCAACTCATATCTTTTCCGTCCTAAAAACTGCCTATTCATAGGGAATTGGCTTTTAGTTTTAGGGTTTTCTCGATCATTAATGTTTTAGCGGGTTAGTTTTAGAATATACCCGTCTAAACTATGACACAACTAATAAAAGCTAGTATTTTACGCTATGCTTACGTTAGTCAAATCATCCAGATCAACCATGAATACTAAAGATGAGATGTTTTCTGAGGCTAGTAACTTTTGGGATTTACAAAAACTGTATCAAGACCTAGAAGCAGTAAAACGGCTATTGTCCCCACGTTCTCGACAGGGGTTAACTGAAACGGAAAAACTTTATCTGAGGGGACTATTGTGTGGTTATAGTCCGGCCGAAATTGCTAAAAAACTATTTCAAAGTCCTAAAAGCGTGGAAGTTTACCTTTGTAAAACGTTATATCCTTATTTAAAAAATCTTTTAGATGTTCCCTCTGAAGTTGGAAATTGGCGTAATATTTGTAACTGGTTAAATGATGCAGGTTATAAAAAGTTATCTTCAGGAGAAAACTTATTCAATAATTCATTACCTCAAGAAGCTTTGGTTAAAATAATAGGAATTAATATACATAAAGAAAATACTATTTCAATTGATATTAACCTTCAACTTCATTTCCCCTCGAATCTAAAGGGTGATGAATCTAAAAATAATATTGATGAATAATAAGCGGTTAATGAGGAGGTTATCAATTACTGGGGATTAAGCCCTGAAGGGCTTACTACGTTTAAAAAGTCCGATTTCAATTTACTAGAAACTGGATGTTTTCAATTTTCATGTTTCATCTCCAAATTCTTCAAACAAAGCTTTTAAATCTCTTCTTCCATAAGCTACACGGACAATATCAATTCCATCTTTACGGGGATAATAAAACACAATATAGTCATCAACAATGAAGCCACGCAGATCAGATCCAATCCAAGAATAGTCTTTACCCATATTGGGAAAACTAGAGACTAACTTACATTTTTGTCGAATAGTATCAAACAGTTTACTGGCAGCTTTAACATTAGTTTGACCAATAAATTCACAAATTTCATTGATGTCTTTAACTGCCAGTTCTGAGAAAAAGTAACTACCCATCTTTAACGTTCTTCCATAGAATTTAACTTTTCTTGTAATTGTTGAAAAACTAATTCACCATCAACGACTTTTCCTTCACGAATTTGCTGTGTTCCCTCAGCAATTTTTTGCCTGAGTTCAATCAGTTGCTTTTCTCTTTGATCATGTTGATCTAAAAGTTGAAAGGCTACAGTTAATAAATCATCCACACTTTTATATTTACCTTGTTGTAATTTTTCAAGAATAAATTTTTCTTGATCTGGCTTGATTGCAATCTGCATTTTTATCTCCTTGTCTTTAAAATTAATTGATAACAACTAGCAAGGTTAGATTCTCAATTTTGAGTTTTGGATTAAATCACCTAACAGATATATTAACATAAATATCAAAAACCGTAGTAAGCCCTTCAGGGCTTTCTCCATTAAAGTAATCCCAAATTTTAATAAAAATTATTTGAAATCCCTAAATGTTTGCTACAAATTCCCCCCTGTAGAGACGTTGCATACAACGTCTCTACAGGCGGTTAGAGGGGTTCATCTTTAGCAATTATATAAGGTTTCATATTATTTGAAAGAGTGGGAAGCAAGCCCAAAAACGGAGGTTAGAGGATAATTTCTAAATTAAAACTCTTTCCAATTTGAGTGAGTTGATTGTTTTGAGTGTCATAACTCCAGACTTTCATCTGATGGTTTCCTGGGGGTAAAATTGCTGTAGGAACTCGAATCATCCAGCCTGATTTTTCATATTTGGGATTAGATAAAACTTGAACTACATCGGGTCTAGGAATATTGACTTGACCGACAGCAATTAATTGATTGTTTTCTCCTAAACTTAAATAAACTGCATCCGCAGGTTTTGATTGTTTAGGAAGAATTGACCACCCACTAAGGGATAAATCATCGCGTTGATGAATGGGTTGAGTGGGAATAGATTCTATATTACCATTTAACGTTTGAGTTTGAGTAAATTTTAACGGTTGATTATTGCGTTTCCAAAACCAATGAGATTGAATGGTTTTATAAGGTTTATAGGTGGTTAAAACGTTTTGATAAATTAAAGAAGCGGATTCAGATTTTAAAATGAGATCCCAAGGATTTTGATACCATAATTCATTGGTTAATAATATAATATTGGGTTTTATTTCGTTTAATTCTTGAATGACTTGCTGTTGTGCAACAGTCGGTTTAGCATAGAGAACATAACCGTATTTAGAACAGGAAGGTTTATTAAATAAATAATACCATAATCCTTCAGAAGTTAAGGTATAAAAGCAAGATTGTTGATCAATTTCAGGTTTGAGAGTTTTCCACGCTTCTAAATAATCTGGTTTTAACAGTTTTTGATCAGAAGTTGATAAAGCGTCAGGAAGTTGAGTGAATTTTTCCATCCCCTTAACCAGATTAAAACTGGGTTCTGTTAAGATAATTATAGTCAAAATCAGAAGCATTAATATCTGTTCAATGGGAGTTATATTAAATTGAGATAACTGCGATTCTATTTTGTTTTTATAGCCTATATAAATTAGATAAAATGCTAAAAAAGCCGTTATTAATGCACCATGATAGGCGTGTCCTATATCGCTTCTATCGAGAGTAATTCTCATGTAAACGGATGCAGCAGTTAGGAGTAAAATAATCAGATAATTGTTTTGGATAAAAGAACGAAATTTAAACTCATGATTTTTGAAGTCTAAGAGGAGATAAACTAAAACCGCACTTTGAACAAACATCGATAACCAGAAATTCTGTGAAGTCCAAGTGAGTTCTAAGGGAGGAAGGGGAATAAAGGAAATATAGCGTCCGTATTTTCCCCAATATAAAACTTGAGAGATAATAGCATTAATTTGATCAAAACCTAAGAGGATTAAACTAAGGATAGAAACAAGAATAATTCCAACGAGTGAACCTCTGAACCATAAAATAGTTGTTTTTTTAGGTAAAAATAATGATAAAATAGAAGCACATAAATAAACCGCTATAAAATATATTGCTCGATCATAAATATAGAAAAAACTACTGGGAATTGATGCTCCAATTAAAACCGATAACCATTGTGCTTGGTTTGTTCGCGTTTCAGCTATTCTAAAAAACCGTAAGGTTAAGGCTAATTGAATAATAAAACTGGTTCCTCTGCGTCCATCGAATTTATAAAAAATTCCATCGAAAACACAAAATAAAATACAGGATATCAAAAATATTTTTAATCTATTTTTATGAATGTTAGCTAAATTAATTAATTCCCACAATATCCAAAAATAGCCTAAACAGGTGATCACATTTTCTAAGTTAACAAATAACCGAGTTAAAGCGATTCCATTATCTTGAGTGGCGAGATTTGTAGCTAACCAACTGGGAAGAACATCAACGCCATACCCATGAATTAAAATAGTATTGATAAAGGGTTTTGGAAGTTGTAGAAAGTTAGGTAAAAAGCCTAAAAATTCTCCTTCATGAAACGAATCCTTTAAGGTTGAATTAATTCTAAATTGGTTAAAAGGAGTATTAATTAACCAAGTCAGGAGTAAAATAGAACTGACTCCTATCCAAGTATAACGATGGTTAATAACCTCTAAAATTGCTGTTATTGGTTTTTGCTTGAGGTTTAAAACCAAAGTAGCAATTAAGGGGGGAGTCAGAAGTAAAATAATATATTTGAGATAGTCTGTATAGGGACTAATATTCTCAATACTGGCTAAAGAAATTACCCCAGTTTGATTATTTCCAAAAGGGATTTTAATGGAATTGACCCAAGGAACTAGAATTAACCAAGTCGCTAAAGTAATCACGAAAATAGCGGTTAAATTAACCTTAGCTTGTTGTTTTTGTTCAGACATTGTTAATTAAGATTGCAGTTCAGAAACTTGATTAGATGATTGATTTTGGGATGAAAAGGAATACAATTTATGTCCGGTAAAACTAATCATAGCGACACAAGCAGCACTCGCTAAACGAGATAGGGTTGGATGCCAACCTAATTCATTTATTAACAGTTGTAATAGCCCTAAATTAGCTAATAAACTATTTAAAGCAACCGTCGCAAACACGCCATATTGGACAAACCAATTTTTCCAATACACTCCAAATACAAACCGACGACTTAACCAAAAGTTGGTACTTAATCCCAAAAAATAACTAATTCCTAATGCAAAAACATACCATAATCCCGACTGGATGAGAATCGAAAAAACGAGAACATCAACAACCGTAGCCGCGCCGCCTGTGAATAAATAGCCGCCAAATTCTCGTAAAGTTTTTAAGGTTTGACGACGACGGGATAGGCGAGTATTGGTTGCTGCGGTTGTGGCGGCTTCTGCATGAGCTTCTTCCACATATTCACTATCACTATTAACATTCCAGAGGTTATGTTTACCGGGAGTTACAACGTTCTCCGCCGCAAAAATTCCCATTAATAAACTATGGTCTTGATTATTATACTTAAAAGCACCATAGCGTCCCACTAATTGCAAGTTTTGAAAGGTTTGTAAATAGCCTTGAATTTCTGATAAAGCAGACTGGTAATTTCCAGCATAAATAGGATAAGTTCGAGGTAAACGAACAATAAAGCCATCAGAAATTGCTTGATTTTTTAATAATCCAATTTTCCTTAATTCTTTTTCGGCTAATATTCGCAGTTCATCTTCTGGACATTGCCATAAATCATCGCCAAAATTACACCAATATTCACAACACAGGGGGGTTTGTTGAGTATTGGCTAACATTTCTGGCGACCAGTTAGCAAAATTTGTGACTCGTCCAACTTGAACTCTGGGGTCATTAATATATAACCAATTATCAGGAAAAAGATTTCCACCTTCTACCATTAAATACACTAAAATTGTATTTCTAAATTTAAGCGACTTAGCAGCCTCGATAACTTTTTCAGGGGGGGAAGATTGCAGTTGCTGAATAAAATGTGTCAGAGGAATAGAAGAAATCACACCCCCACAAGCAACGGTGTTTTCCTCCTTGGTGATGCGGTTTCTGAGGGTAATATGGGTGACTTGGGAATTTTGATGATGAACTTGAATAACTTCTGTATTTAATAAAATGGGTTGTTGATGTTGTTGTAAATAGTCGGCAATTTTTTCATACAGTTGACCCGAACCCAAACGGGGAAATTGAAACTGGTCTATGAGATTTTTAACTTTTCCATCATTGCCTAAAATAGCATTTTTAATCGCTTTTGATAAGGATAAACCTTTAATTCGTTGTGCAGCCCAATCTGCACTAATTTCTGTACAGGGAATTCCCCATAATTTCTCGGTGTAACCTTCAAAAAATATCTCAGATAGGCGTTTTCCAAATTTATTTTCAACCCATTCTGCAAAGTTATTAGTTTGAGATTTAGGAAATAATCGAACAGCTAAATAGGAGATAATAATTCTGAAAGTTTCAACTAATCCTAATGCAGATAAAACTTGTTTGGCTTTTAAGGGATAACTAAAATATTTTTCCCCATAATAAATCCGAGTCAGACGATTAACCGTAACTTGTTCATCTCCTAAAACCTCATCCCAAAGTTGCAAAACCGGAGCAATTTTTGTATAAAATCGATGGGGGCCGTAATCTAAGATAAAGCCTTGATATTCTATACTTTTAGCTAATCCTCCCACTTGACTATCACGTTCAACGACAACAACGGATTGACCTTGTTTTGTTAATGTATAAGCCGCTGCGAGTCCGGCTGGGCCAGCACCTAAAATATAAATGGGTTCCATCACACCTAATATTATCGTTGGATAAATTGTCTCTATCATACAAGATTAGTTCGATAGTTTAACAAACTGACCCGATGAATACAACAATAAATCCTGAAAACGGCTAGGATTGTTCAAATTTAGGGTGTAGGATTGGGGTTGTACATTGTTGATGTGATAATCTTGAGTGACGACTGTATTTTTGGGCGTGAGAAAAAATGTGGTTTGGGGATTGGATAATTGAAATTGATATTGATTGAGTTGGGGAGAATTAACAAGAATTTTGTCAGTGGGTTCTAGCAGCGTATTCATCATAACCAATAAAATGTTATCGGTATAGAATCTAACTTTTTCAAAGGGTTTATCGGTTGGTTTTTGCTCAAATTGAACGTTAAAGCGATTCTCAGGATCAAAAAGATAAAGACCTTGAATTAATCCGGTTCTGTATACATAAGCTCCTCTATAGTTATCGGGAACACTGGTAATTATAGGTGATTCTATAGGAATTTTTTGCAAACTAGATAATAAACTTTGAGAGAGTTCGCCTGCAAATTTCCAGTTTTGGTTAATAGAATGCAGGGATAATCCTAAACTGACTAATATAATCGAGGATAGAATTAAAGTCAGTTGAAAATTACTCACTAAAATTGTGATCACTAAGGCGATATAAATAGAGGTGAAACTAGAAGCCCAATATAAATAACGTTCTCCTTGGGTATCAAAGGGAGAGACAGAAACATTAATAGCGGGTAAAACACAAATCCAAAATCCGACAATGAGTAAAATTAAGGTTTGAGGAATTTGAGAGTTTAGTTGATGTTTATAATAACTTAAAAGGAAAACCAATAAAGAAATTAAAATAATGCCTATAAAATCTATAATCCAGACGGTAAAACTAGAAGCGTTAAATTGAGGAGGTAAAAAGCTACGAGGGGGATAAATAATTAAATTGTATAAAATTTGAATGGGATTAAACTGAAGATGAATACCTTTTCCATATCCCCCGATAAAGGTTCCTAACTTTAGATATCGGCAAACAAAATAAAACCCTAAGAATATTACATAAAATGAAACGATTGTCAAGAGTTTATTCAAAGTTCGAGGTTTTTCTTGTAAATATTGGTAGAGTTCATAGGCTAAAATTAACCCTGGAAAACTGACAATTGATTCCTTACACAATAACGCGGCTAAAAAGGCGGCTAAAGATATCCATAATTGTAAGGGTTGATAAAATTGTTTAAAGGTTAAATAAGTTGAAAAGGACAATAAGGCAAAAAACGTAGCAATAACATCCGTCCGAGCAGAAATCCAAGAAACAGCTTCTGAATGGGAAGGTAATAATAGAAAAATAAATCCAGCAAAATACGGAATAAATCGTTTTAATTTTAATTCTAATCTTAAATTTAAACTTAATAAATAGGT from the Planktothrix tepida PCC 9214 genome contains:
- a CDS encoding GtrA family protein, whose translation is MIETIYPTIILGVMEPIYILGAGPAGLAAAYTLTKQGQSVVVVERDSQVGGLAKSIEYQGFILDYGPHRFYTKIAPVLQLWDEVLGDEQVTVNRLTRIYYGEKYFSYPLKAKQVLSALGLVETFRIIISYLAVRLFPKSQTNNFAEWVENKFGKRLSEIFFEGYTEKLWGIPCTEISADWAAQRIKGLSLSKAIKNAILGNDGKVKNLIDQFQFPRLGSGQLYEKIADYLQQHQQPILLNTEVIQVHHQNSQVTHITLRNRITKEENTVACGGVISSIPLTHFIQQLQSSPPEKVIEAAKSLKFRNTILVYLMVEGGNLFPDNWLYINDPRVQVGRVTNFANWSPEMLANTQQTPLCCEYWCNFGDDLWQCPEDELRILAEKELRKIGLLKNQAISDGFIVRLPRTYPIYAGNYQSALSEIQGYLQTFQNLQLVGRYGAFKYNNQDHSLLMGIFAAENVVTPGKHNLWNVNSDSEYVEEAHAEAATTAATNTRLSRRRQTLKTLREFGGYLFTGGAATVVDVLVFSILIQSGLWYVFALGISYFLGLSTNFWLSRRFVFGVYWKNWFVQYGVFATVALNSLLANLGLLQLLINELGWHPTLSRLASAACVAMISFTGHKLYSFSSQNQSSNQVSELQS
- a CDS encoding LuxR C-terminal-related transcriptional regulator is translated as MNTKDEMFSEASNFWDLQKLYQDLEAVKRLLSPRSRQGLTETEKLYLRGLLCGYSPAEIAKKLFQSPKSVEVYLCKTLYPYLKNLLDVPSEVGNWRNICNWLNDAGYKKLSSGENLFNNSLPQEALVKIIGINIHKENTISIDINLQLHFPSNLKGDESKNNIDE
- a CDS encoding type II toxin-antitoxin system RelE/ParE family toxin — its product is MGSYFFSELAVKDINEICEFIGQTNVKAASKLFDTIRQKCKLVSSFPNMGKDYSWIGSDLRGFIVDDYIVFYYPRKDGIDIVRVAYGRRDLKALFEEFGDET
- a CDS encoding ribbon-helix-helix domain-containing protein; its protein translation is MQIAIKPDQEKFILEKLQQGKYKSVDDLLTVAFQLLDQHDQREKQLIELRQKIAEGTQQIREGKVVDGELVFQQLQEKLNSMEER